The Candidatus Zixiibacteriota bacterium genome has a segment encoding these proteins:
- the dnaN gene encoding DNA polymerase III subunit beta, with amino-acid sequence MKFALTKSKLAGCLQSILQVVPTKSTLPILTNILVEALENKLKLSATDLDISITVSVECEVTKKGSVALPARILFEIIKELPESMVSIEAVNSRVEIKIPNGSYKIASLSPDDFPKLPAVNTKKEIRISGEDLVRMIRKTTFACSTDETRPALNGVLWQTKGDKMQMVATDGHRLARMAVENSKLKGLSEDIIIPPKVLNLIPKFAESTKGDVGIIFGENNIIFNLGDTVLTSRLIEGPYPNFEQVIPATADKKMVISKDELSGAVRRVSILSNALTHQVKFAIKKSSLTLSTNNADVGGEGKETLDCDFEGEAIEIGYNAAYVNEILSKMDSNDIILELSSAVSAGVVYSPEIPKSDFLCLIMPLRLAE; translated from the coding sequence ATGAAATTCGCTCTAACAAAATCAAAACTCGCTGGCTGCCTGCAATCAATCCTTCAGGTTGTTCCGACAAAATCCACCCTACCCATATTGACCAATATCCTCGTTGAAGCGCTTGAGAATAAACTTAAATTATCCGCGACCGATCTTGATATCTCGATCACGGTGTCGGTTGAATGCGAAGTCACAAAAAAAGGGTCTGTCGCTTTGCCAGCGCGAATTCTCTTTGAGATAATTAAAGAACTTCCGGAATCGATGGTTTCGATTGAAGCGGTTAACTCGCGTGTAGAAATTAAAATTCCCAACGGCTCCTACAAGATAGCGTCGCTTTCCCCTGATGATTTCCCGAAACTTCCGGCGGTCAACACCAAGAAAGAAATTCGCATATCCGGCGAAGACCTTGTCCGTATGATTCGCAAAACAACGTTTGCATGTTCGACTGATGAAACACGTCCGGCGCTCAATGGCGTCTTATGGCAGACCAAAGGGGACAAAATGCAGATGGTGGCCACCGACGGCCATCGCCTGGCTCGTATGGCGGTAGAGAATAGTAAATTGAAAGGACTCAGCGAGGATATTATCATTCCGCCAAAGGTTCTTAACTTGATTCCCAAATTCGCTGAGTCGACCAAAGGAGATGTTGGAATTATTTTCGGCGAGAACAATATCATTTTCAACCTTGGCGATACGGTGCTGACCTCGCGCCTTATTGAAGGTCCATATCCAAATTTCGAGCAGGTTATTCCGGCCACCGCCGACAAGAAAATGGTTATCTCAAAGGATGAACTGTCGGGCGCGGTGCGACGGGTTTCAATTCTCTCCAATGCGCTAACCCATCAAGTCAAATTTGCCATCAAGAAATCATCGTTGACGCTCTCGACAAACAATGCCGATGTCGGCGGCGAAGGAAAGGAGACGCTCGATTGTGATTTTGAAGGTGAGGCGATAGAGATCGGCTACAACGCGGCTTATGTTAATGAAATTCTCTCAAAGATGGACAGCAACGATATAATCCTGGAGCTTTCGTCGGCGGTCTCGGCTGGTGTGGTGTATAGCCCAGAGATACCGAAGTCAGATTTC